The segment AGCGGCTTGCCCTGCGTGTTCATTCGCACCACGGGCTGCAACTTGCGCTGCGTTTGGTGTGACACGGAATACTCTTTTTACGGCGGGGAAGAAATGAGCCTGGATCAAATCATGGCAAAGGTGGGAAGCTATGATTGCAAGCTGGTGGAGCTGACCGGCGGTGAGCCGATGCTGCAAAAGGAGATTTACGAATTGAGCGAGCGCCTGCTGGCGCAGGGCTATACGGTTTTAATGGAAACCGGCGGCAGCCTGGATTTGTCGAAACTCGATGCGCGCGTGATCAAAATCATGGATCTCAAATGCCCCGGAAGTGAAGAATCGGATAAAAACTACTGGCC is part of the Cytophagia bacterium CHB2 genome and harbors:
- a CDS encoding radical SAM protein, with the protein product MRITEIFYSIQGESTFSGLPCVFIRTTGCNLRCVWCDTEYSFYGGEEMSLDQIMAKVGSYDCKLVELTGGEPMLQKEIYELSERLLAQGYTVLMETGGSLDLSKLDARVIKIMDLKCPGSEESDKNYWPNLDILSPHDQIKFVIKDRRDYDWALATIRRHRLDERFALLFSPVFNEMNYRKLAEWMLADGVRARFQVQLHKYIWPPNMRGV